The genome window CTCGTCGGAGGGGCCTTTGGCGGACTTCGGCTCCCAGTGGTCGCCGACCTTCTCGAAGGAGTGCTTGAGCGCCGCGAACGCGGTCCGGTGGGCCCGCTCCCCCTCTCCGTACGTCTCGACGGCCGAGTCGTGCGCCTTGATCCACGTCTCCTGCGCCGCTTTGGGCGAGCGCTGGAGGGTGGAGGGTAGTTCCTCTCGTCCTGGCATGGTCGCGCCCCCTTCGGGTGCCGTCGTCACGAGCTATGCCCGGCTGGACGGCTTCAAACCTGGGGCCGGAGCGGGCACCATGGCTTGCGTGATCGATTCGCCGGTGGTGGTGACCGGGCTGATGGGGGCGGGGAAGACGAGCGTGGCCCGCCTGCTGGCCGAGGCTCTGAGGCGCCCGTTACGCGATAACGACGACGATCTCGAGGCCCGGTACGGCATGACGGCGGCGGCGATCGCCGCGGAGTTCGGCGCGGATGAGCTGCACGCCCGGGAGAGCGCGGTGCTGCGGGAGGCGCTGGCCGCCCGCCCTGTGCCGGTGATCGCGGCGGCGGCGAGCACGGTCGAGGACCCGGCATCGCGCGCGGCGTTGCACCGCGCGTTCGTGGTGTTCCTCGACGGCCCGCCGGCGGTCCTCGCCGAGCGGATGCTGTCGAGCCCGCACCGGCCGCACTTCCAGCCGGACCTGGTGGCCATGCTGACCGAGCAGCGCGAGCGGAGGCTCCCTTGGCTGCGCGAGGTGGCCGATGTGACCGTGGACTGCGGGTCGCGTACGCCGGAGGAGATCAGCGCGGAGGTGCTGCGTCACCTCGG of Thermobispora bispora DSM 43833 contains these proteins:
- a CDS encoding ChaB family protein codes for the protein MPGREELPSTLQRSPKAAQETWIKAHDSAVETYGEGERAHRTAFAALKHSFEKVGDHWEPKSAKGPSDEQAEKSTPASGTTAEGVNANAPMKHLRGIASRLGIAGRSTMTKDELVDAIKKANRRATAKARK
- a CDS encoding shikimate kinase, whose protein sequence is MIDSPVVVTGLMGAGKTSVARLLAEALRRPLRDNDDDLEARYGMTAAAIAAEFGADELHARESAVLREALAARPVPVIAAAASTVEDPASRAALHRAFVVFLDGPPAVLAERMLSSPHRPHFQPDLVAMLTEQRERRLPWLREVADVTVDCGSRTPEEISAEVLRHLGAA